The following DNA comes from Mycobacterium sp. MS1601.
GCGTGGGCGTCGGCACCGGCGTGGTCAACGAGCAGCGGATCGGGCACGAGCCCCCCGCACCGCCGAGACGGCATAGTCGAGGCCGGTGAGCACCGTCAGCGCCAGCGCCGCCCACATGATCATCCATGCACCCGAATGCCAGGCGCCGGACAGCGGAAGGATGAACAGACCGATCGCCACCGCCTGGACCAGGGTCTTCAGCTTCCCGCCGCGACTGGCCGGGATGACTCCGTGGCGGATGACGGCCAGCCGCAGCACGGTGACGCCGATTTCGCGGAAGAGGATGATCAGCGTCAGCCACCAGGGCAGGTCACCCAGCATCGAGAGCCCGATCAGCGCCGCACCGATCAGCATCTTGTCGGCGATGGGGTCGGCGAGCTTGCCGAACTCCGTCACCAGGTCGTATCGGCGCGCCAGGTAGCCGTCCAGGTGGTCGGTGATGACGGCAGTGGCGAAGATCACGAAAGCGGTTATCCGACTGGCGGTCTCGTGACCGTCACCGGCGAAGAGCACCAGCAGGAAGACCGGGACGAGCACCAACCGGAATCCGGTGAGGATATTCGCGATGTTGGCGACTCTTACGCGCCGGACCGCTGGCGGCGTTTCTGAAGGGTCCGACACCGACACAGAATATCGTTTGGCATCGGCGGCCCTTGCAGCCGATACTCTCGTCCCGTGGACGGACTGACCGTACGCCGGGCGCGTACCTCGGATGTTCCGGCGATCAAACACCTGGTCGACACCTATGCCGGCAAGATCCTGCTGGAGAAGAACCTGGTCACGCTGTACGAGGCGGTCCAGGAATTCTGGGTGGCCGAACGCGACGGCGAGATCATCGGCTGCGGCGCGCTGCACGTACTGTGGTCGGATCTCGGCGAGGTCCGCACTGTCGCGGTGCATCCGAAGGTCAAGGGCCACGGCGTCGGGCATCAGATCGTCACACAGCTGCTGGCGGTGGCACGCGAGCTGCAGTTGCAGCGGGTGTTCGTGCTCACGTTCGAAACGGAATTCTTCGGCAGGCACGGGTTCACCGAAATCGAGGGCACCCCGGTGACGGCCGAGGTCTACGAGGAGATGTGCCGTTCCTACGATGTGGGTGTCGCGGAGTTCCTGGACCTGTCCTATGTGAAGCCGAACATCCTCGGCAACACCCGCATGCTGCGCATCCTCTAGTCGAGACAGAACTCAGTCGACGGATTCGTCAAAATCCGTCGACTGAGCTCCGTCTCGACCGCTAGAAGTCCGGCTCGTCGTCGGCGTCGGCACCGCCCGCGTCCGAACCGCCACGGATCAGCATCAGGGTGCCTGCCAGTTCGTCGGGCTTGACCAGCACCTCGCGCGCCTTGGACCCTTCCGACGGCCCGACGATGCCGCGGTTCTCCATCAGGTCCATGAGACGCCCGGCCTTGGCGAACCCGACGCGTAGCTTGCGCTGCAGCATCGAGGTCGAGCCGAACTGCGACGACACGACGAGCTCGACAGCCTGCAGGAACACGTCGAGGTCGTCACCGATATCGGGGTCGACGTCCTTCTTCTCGCCGGCCTTTGCCGCGGTGACACCCTCGACGAACTCGGGCTCGGCCTGGTCCTTGGTGGCGGAGACGACGGCGTGGATCTCCTCGTCGGAGATGAACGCGCCCTGCATACGGATGGGCTTGTTGGCACCCATCGGCAGGAACAGCCCGTCGCCCATCCCGATCAGCTTCTCGGCTCCCGGCTGGTCCAGGATGACGCGGCTGTCGGTCAGCGACGACGTGGCGAACGCCAGCCGCGACGGCACGTTGGTCTTGATCAGGCCGGTCACCACGTCCACCGACGGCCGCTGGGTGGCCAGCACCAGGTGGATGCCCGCGGCACGGGCTTTCTGGGTGATCCGCACGATCGCCTCTTCTACGTCGCGCGGCGCGGTCATCATCAGGTCGGCGAGTTCGTCGACGATGGCCAAGATGTAGGGGTACGGCTTGTAGATGCGCTGGCTGCCCAGCGGGGCGCTGATCTCGCCGGTGCGCACCTTCTCGTTGAACACGTCGATGTGGCGCACCCGTGAGGCCTGCATGTCCTGATAGCGCTGTTCCATCTCCTCGACCAGCCAGGACAGCGCGGCCGCGGCCTTCTTGGGTTCGGTGATGATGGGCGTGATCAGGTGTGGGATGCCTTCATACGGCGTCAGTTCCACCATCTTCGGGTCGATCAGGATCATCCTGACCTCCTCCGGGGTGGCCCGCGCCAGCAGCGACACCAACATGGAGTTGACGAAGCTGGACTTACCGGAGCCGGTGGAGCCGGCCACCAGCAGGTGCGGCATCTTGGCCAGGTTGGCCGAGATGAAATCACCCTCGATGTCCTTGCCCAGGCCGATCACCAGCGGGTGGTGATCGCGGCGGGTGGACGGGGCGGTCAGCACGTCCGAGAGCCGGACCATCTCGCGGTCGGTGTTGGGCACCTCGATACCGACGGCGGACTTGCCCGGGATCGGCGCGAGCATGCGCACGCTCTCGGTGGCCACGGCATAGGCGATGTTGCGCTGCAGCGCGGTGATCTTCTCGACCTTGACGCCGGGACCGAGCTCCACCTCGTAGCGGGTGACAGTGGGGCCGCGGGTACAGCCGGTGACGCGGGCGTCGACCTTGAACTGCGTCAGCACCGAGGTGATGGCGTCTTCCATCTGCTCGTTGGCCGCACTCTTGAGCTTGGGCGGGTCGCCGGCGATCAGCAGATCCAGCGACGGCAGGTTGTACGGGCCCTCGACGACGCGGTCCAGTGCCAGTGTCTCCTGCTTGGGCATCGGCGGGGGCGCCGGCTCGGCCTTGGGCTTCTTGCGGGCAGGTTTGGCCACCACCGGTTCGGGGGCCGTTGGCGCGTCCTCGATCGGCTCGGCCAGCGGGTAGTTGTCCATCGGCGACCCACCCGGCCAGACCTGCGACTCGTCGCCGTGGTGGACCGGATCGTCGTAGTAGCCGTCGGAGAAGTCGTCGGCATCGGCGACCGGCTGGTCGTCCTCGTCATCGTATTCGGCGTCGTCGTAGTACTCGTCGTCGTCGCGCTGGTAGCGGGTGCTGAACATCGCGTGCAGGGTGGCGGGCACCTCGCGAATGGTGGTGCCCGTCAACAACAACAGTCCGAACAGCACACCCATGATCAGCAGCGGCGCCGCTATCCAGACCGTCAGACCGTCCGACAGCGGGCCGCCGATCGCGAAGCCGACGAAGCCGGCCGCCTGCTGGCGTTCGGCGGGGACGCTGGGAGCTCCGGACCAGACGTGCCACAGCCCCAGGACCGGCAGGCCGATCATCAGTGCGCCGAGGATCAGGCGCGGCCGGGTGTCCGGATTGGGTTCGGTGCGCATGAGGCTTACGGCGATCACGGCGATCAGGACAGGAAGCACCCCGACGGCTCCGCCGACGACGGTTCGCAGCGCGCTGTCGATCCACGCACCGACGGGTCGGGCGGCGTCGAACCAGGAGCTGGCGGCGATGATGACGGCGACGCCCAGCAGTGCCAGTGCGACGCCGTCGCGGCGGTGGCCCGGTTCGATGTCGTGGGCCCGGCCAACCGACCGGGCAGTGGATCCGGCTCCCTTGGCCAGCATCAGCCACGCTGCGCGGGAGGCCCGACCGACGGCGACGCCGGCTCCCCCGACCAGACCCGGCCCCTGTTTGGCCGGCTTGCGCGCGGCCGCCTTCTTGCGCGGTGCAGCGGGGCGCGCCGGCCGCGAGGCGGCCTTTGACCTGCTCGTTTTTCCCCCGGAGCGCGCGGCGGTCTTACTTGCCATGGCGGTAAGACTAGTCGCAAACACCCCAACTGCACCATCCGCCACTCTGGCCACTTGCAGTTCCGCCTGGTATCCGCGGTTGTGATCCGGATCACCTTGTCGGTCGGTGAGCAGCTGCGCTTATGTCGGAGGCGGACCACCCGTTGTCTCATCGAGGAGCAACCATGCCGGAACACCGCGACACTGACGTGGGCACCCTTGACGGCAAGGTTGCCTTCATCACCGGCGCCGCCCGGGGACAGGGCCGCGCACACGCGCTCAAGCTGGCCGCTGAGGGCGCCGACATCATCGCGGTGGACCTCTGCGACCAGATCGCCTCGGTCCCCTATCCCCTGGCCACCCCTGACGACCTGGCAGCCACCGTCAAACTCGTCGAGGACACCGGGGCACGCATCGTCGCCACCGAGGCCGACGTCCGCGATCGCGCGGCACTGAAGTCCGCGCTGTGGACAGGCATCGAAGCGCTCGGCACCCCGGAGATCGTCGTCGCCAACGCCGGCATCGCCCCGATGGCTGGCAAGGACGCCTGGCAGGACGTCATCGACGTCAACCTCACCGGCGTCTACCACACCGTCGACGTGGTGATGAAGCCGATGATCAAGGCGGGCAAGGGCGGGTCGATCGTGCTCACCAGCTCGGTGGCCGGACTCGTGGGCCTGGCATCACCGATGGCGGGCTCGCTGGGATACGCCGCCGCCAAACACGGCATCGTCGGACTGATGCGGGTGTATGCGAATCTGCTCGCGCCCTACAGCATCCGGGTCAATTCGGTGCATCCTGCCGGGGTGAACACCCCGATGATCGACAACGACTTCACCCGGAGCTGGCTCGAAGGATTGGCGCAGGAGACTCAGCAGGGCCCCGATATGACCAATGCCCTGCCGGTGCAGACACTCGAACCCGAGGATGTCGCCAATGCGGTGTTCTGGCTGGTGTCCGACACCGCCCGTTACGTCACGGGCGTGACGCTGCCGGTCGACGCCGGATACGTCAACAAACGCTGATCGCGGCAGTCCGGTCTAGACCTCGATGACGGTGGGCACGATCATCGGCTGGCGGCGGTAGGTCTCGCCCACCCACTTGCCGACAGCGCGGCGCGCGGCCTGCGCTATGCGGGTGACGTCCGTGACTCCTTGCTCGGCAAGGCTTTCCAGATCGGCGGTGACCTTGCGGGCGGCGGGCTCCAACGCTTTGGGATCCTCGGAGAAACCGCGGGACTGCAGATGCGGCGGACCCGCGAGCTTGCCGGTTCCGCGGCGCACGATCACCGTGACCGCGATGAAACCGGAGGAAAGCACCAGCCGCTCACCCAGGGTGGCGTCTCCCACGTCACCCATGATCAAACCGTCGACGAACATCTTGCCCACCGGGACAGCGCCCGCGATGCCGACCTTGCCGCCCACCAGGTCGACGCTGACGCCGTTCTCCGCCAGCACGATCGCATCCGCGGGCACTCCGGTCTTCTCCGCCAGCGCGGCGTTGGCGCGCAGGTGGCGCCAGGTGCCGTGCACCGGCATCACGTTGCGCGGCCGGACGCCGTTGTAGAGGAACAGCAACTCGCCGGCGTAGGCATGGCCCGAAACGTGAATCCGCACTTGAGCATTGGTGACAACGCGGGCGCCGAGCTTGGCCAGCGCGTCGATCACCCCGAAGATGGCTTCCTCGTTGCCCGGGATCTGCGACGACGACAGCACGATCAGGTCACCGTCGGTGAGGGTGATGCTGCGGTGCTCACCGCGCGACATCCGCGACAGCGCCGCCATGGGCTCGCCCTGGGTGCCGGTGGTGATGAGCACGACGCGGTCGGCGGGCATCATCTCCGCGGCGCCGATATCGAGAACGTCCTCATCCGCGACGGTCAGGAAGCCGAGCTCCTTGGCGATCGCCATGTTGCGCACCATCGAGCGGCCCACGAAGGAGACCTTGCGGCCCAGCGCCACGGCGGCATCGATGATCTGTTGCACGCGAGCGACATTGGAGGCAAAGCACGCCACGATCACGCGCCCCTCGGCCGAACGGATCAGCCGGTGCAGGTTCGGCCCGATTTCAC
Coding sequences within:
- a CDS encoding FtsK/SpoIIIE family DNA translocase — encoded protein: MASKTAARSGGKTSRSKAASRPARPAAPRKKAAARKPAKQGPGLVGGAGVAVGRASRAAWLMLAKGAGSTARSVGRAHDIEPGHRRDGVALALLGVAVIIAASSWFDAARPVGAWIDSALRTVVGGAVGVLPVLIAVIAVSLMRTEPNPDTRPRLILGALMIGLPVLGLWHVWSGAPSVPAERQQAAGFVGFAIGGPLSDGLTVWIAAPLLIMGVLFGLLLLTGTTIREVPATLHAMFSTRYQRDDDEYYDDAEYDDEDDQPVADADDFSDGYYDDPVHHGDESQVWPGGSPMDNYPLAEPIEDAPTAPEPVVAKPARKKPKAEPAPPPMPKQETLALDRVVEGPYNLPSLDLLIAGDPPKLKSAANEQMEDAITSVLTQFKVDARVTGCTRGPTVTRYEVELGPGVKVEKITALQRNIAYAVATESVRMLAPIPGKSAVGIEVPNTDREMVRLSDVLTAPSTRRDHHPLVIGLGKDIEGDFISANLAKMPHLLVAGSTGSGKSSFVNSMLVSLLARATPEEVRMILIDPKMVELTPYEGIPHLITPIITEPKKAAAALSWLVEEMEQRYQDMQASRVRHIDVFNEKVRTGEISAPLGSQRIYKPYPYILAIVDELADLMMTAPRDVEEAIVRITQKARAAGIHLVLATQRPSVDVVTGLIKTNVPSRLAFATSSLTDSRVILDQPGAEKLIGMGDGLFLPMGANKPIRMQGAFISDEEIHAVVSATKDQAEPEFVEGVTAAKAGEKKDVDPDIGDDLDVFLQAVELVVSSQFGSTSMLQRKLRVGFAKAGRLMDLMENRGIVGPSEGSKAREVLVKPDELAGTLMLIRGGSDAGGADADDEPDF
- a CDS encoding amino-acid N-acetyltransferase: MGGPCSRYSRPVDGLTVRRARTSDVPAIKHLVDTYAGKILLEKNLVTLYEAVQEFWVAERDGEIIGCGALHVLWSDLGEVRTVAVHPKVKGHGVGHQIVTQLLAVARELQLQRVFVLTFETEFFGRHGFTEIEGTPVTAEVYEEMCRSYDVGVAEFLDLSYVKPNILGNTRMLRIL
- the pgsA gene encoding CDP-diacylglycerol--glycerol-3-phosphate 3-phosphatidyltransferase translates to MSDPSETPPAVRRVRVANIANILTGFRLVLVPVFLLVLFAGDGHETASRITAFVIFATAVITDHLDGYLARRYDLVTEFGKLADPIADKMLIGAALIGLSMLGDLPWWLTLIILFREIGVTVLRLAVIRHGVIPASRGGKLKTLVQAVAIGLFILPLSGAWHSGAWMIMWAALALTVLTGLDYAVSAVRGARARSAAR
- a CDS encoding mycofactocin-coupled SDR family oxidoreductase codes for the protein MGTLDGKVAFITGAARGQGRAHALKLAAEGADIIAVDLCDQIASVPYPLATPDDLAATVKLVEDTGARIVATEADVRDRAALKSALWTGIEALGTPEIVVANAGIAPMAGKDAWQDVIDVNLTGVYHTVDVVMKPMIKAGKGGSIVLTSSVAGLVGLASPMAGSLGYAAAKHGIVGLMRVYANLLAPYSIRVNSVHPAGVNTPMIDNDFTRSWLEGLAQETQQGPDMTNALPVQTLEPEDVANAVFWLVSDTARYVTGVTLPVDAGYVNKR
- a CDS encoding ribonuclease J, with protein sequence MSTELAPPGPLAPGGLRVTALGGIGEIGRNMTVFEHLGRLLVIDCGVLFPGHDEPGVDLILPDLRHIEGRLDDIEALVLTHAHEDHIGAIPHLLKLRPDIPVVGSKFTLALVAAKCREHRIKPVFVEVAEGQSSKHGVFECEYFAVNHSIPDALAIALYAGGATVLHTGDIKLDQLPLDGRPTDLPGMSRLGDAGVDLLLCDSTNAEIPGVGPSESEIGPNLHRLIRSAEGRVIVACFASNVARVQQIIDAAVALGRKVSFVGRSMVRNMAIAKELGFLTVADEDVLDIGAAEMMPADRVVLITTGTQGEPMAALSRMSRGEHRSITLTDGDLIVLSSSQIPGNEEAIFGVIDALAKLGARVVTNAQVRIHVSGHAYAGELLFLYNGVRPRNVMPVHGTWRHLRANAALAEKTGVPADAIVLAENGVSVDLVGGKVGIAGAVPVGKMFVDGLIMGDVGDATLGERLVLSSGFIAVTVIVRRGTGKLAGPPHLQSRGFSEDPKALEPAARKVTADLESLAEQGVTDVTRIAQAARRAVGKWVGETYRRQPMIVPTVIEV